The genomic DNA TGTTGGGAGGCTTAGAGGTGCGTGCTGAGGAGCAGAGGATTGTGGGATGCCAAGAGACCCCTGACTGCATCAgcagccgccgccaccgccaacCTCCCTGGAGATTCTCACAGCAAGACACGTCGAGCATGCCCGCCCACCCACCGCTCACGGCATGCGGCCTGACGGTCACAGACAtcactctatatctctctctctctctctcacacacacacacacacacacacacacacacacacacacacacacacacacacacacacacacacacacacacacacacacacacacacacacacacacacacacacacacacacacacacacacacacacacacacacacacacacagagggagggagggagggagggagagataaagaaagagagatagagcagagcagaggaagaagggCACAAGACTCATGCATTTTGCATGAACCTGCCTGTTAGGGGGCCAGAGATTAGTTATgcatggggggtggtggggatggggttctctctgtgtgcaagagaaagtgaggaagggctgggtagagagagagaagagaaagagagagaaaaaaagcaagagagaaaaagagagaaaaaaagagagagagagagagagagagagagagagaaaaagaaggagtGGAAAGTGAGAGGGAGCGAGACTTGCCTGGAGGCTAGGCTGCCTGGCTGACGGTCCCGCTCATCTCCCATAACAGGGACCTGTCAACAGGGATCtgtacagtctcacacacacacacacacacacacacgcacacacgcacacacgcacacacgcacacacgcacacacgcacaccaccccCAAACCCCTGCCCCTTGTCTTACTTCCTCACCCATATTGGAATAggtacaaaataaatgtaggggggagtgaaagtgagaaatagagtgagagaaagagagagagcgagagagagagagagagagagtgtgtgggagagagagtgggtgggagagagagtgggagagggaagagCGCAAATTGAAAGCGGAAACAGCCGAGATGATCTGACGGCACCAAGAGGGATCTGAGATCAGCAGGAGAGACCTacttacacacaatcacaaacacgcAGAGACACtaacactcagaaacacacacacacacacacacacacacacacacacacgtgcgtaaTAAACGCACAGAACAAGGGGAGGGGTTGTTTGACAAACATCCACCTCTGAGAAAACAACCCTGCTACACATGATACGCCACAGTGGCTACacggagagagagtgcaataaATATTTATCAAGGTGCCTTAACGAGGAATCAAACCcagtgcctgtctgtctgcccggCATGATAAGTGCACTCCACCAGGTCCAAAGAGAACACACCGCCACAGAGAGCAGATCTAAGACGGACTGAATTTATCTAGGCTAGTGCCCAGCCTTCAAGCCAGGCCACTGGTGGAGCTCATCTCAAATGCGACAGATGAGCCCTGTAATCTCCATAAACAGATGCGTATATTCGTCTTCTTTTCACAGACTACTTATTCAAATGACTCGCAGAGGAGGTAGGAGAGCACACGTTTCACTTTACAGGTATGTGGTCTCTCTGGAAATGGAGTGGTTTAACACCTAGCACCACACGACCAAAGCCGAATGGCAACAGTGTAGTAAACCATCCTGCTGCGCAAACCAGCTCACTTAGACAAGTCTAGGGTGAAACTAGGTAGTGAAACTGGGCAAACCCACATCCATACATCAACAGAAAGGAAATGCTAGCAGGCATTAGCATAAAACATGCTGACCCCTGGCTGACTGGGGTGTGGGGCTGGCCTGTCTGACAGGAGCAGGAATGCGTCTGCATATGAATGCACTGCCAGTGCTGCtgctacgccacacacacacacacacacacacacacacacacacacacacacacaggctcagaggGGCCTCATGTGGGATgtgtctcccccctccctctcagacTGGGTTCATGAGCaggggaacaacacacacacacacacacaggggccgtTTTTCCCAAGGCACCTcaaggggagggtggggagtgggtggggggttgtccCAATAGCCCTCCCCCCAAAAAACCCCACCCTACCTACCTTCGGCagggctgagaggagagaggagaagagtggggaggggaggagagaggagaagagtggggaggggaggagagaggagaagagtggggaggggaggagagaggagaagagtggggaggggaggagagaggagaagagtggggaggggaggagagaggagaagagtggggaggggagaggaggctaCTGAGCCTCTCAGCAACGCGATTAAAGGCATAGCGAGCGGAGGGGCTTAGCCGAGGTTAAACAGAGACAGGCGGGGGAGGCACGGAGAGGGTGCACGAGTCTGCAGTCTGCAGTCTGGCACACACGGTTCCCGGGCCAGAAGTGGAGCagaggagcggagtggagaggaggaggggaagagaggagaggaggagaggtagagaggaaaggagaggagacgcCGTTCAGGCCGGACAAGAACCACCTGTGAGGCCACGGAGTGATTCACACACTCGTGCTGTCACTCTCGGCCTGACTGATGAGTAGCCTGGGAGTGTCTCTAAAATGGAAAAACCATAAGGCCCCTCTCAATACctagtgtctgtctgtatgtaaaCCCAGATCCCTGGTGactgagtatatgtgtgtgtgtgtgtgtgtgtgtacgtttggggtaggggggggggggcagcagcatTGGTGCTCCAAGTCCAAGAGCACATTACTGAAATCATTTGTACTTGTACCATGACTCTGACGGCTGAACATAGATTGGGAAAGAGAGCTGGAACGAAAggccgagaggagagacaggCGTGCTCTCTTATCACACATCTGATAACGCCGTGTCTGGGTTAATGTTACACCATGGGCGCTGCCTATTGAGGAGGCCCTCATCTTCCCACAAGACAAGAGTAGAGTGCCCTCCGGTCCTCGTGCGTGTATCGCCATTTATCAAAGAGTCCCCGAGGGACAGAGAGCAGCCGCGACGTTccaaacgcaaacacactcagGGCTTTAGAGTTTACACTATCATCAACCTCCTccttcctcacacactctttctttgctttccttcttgctctctctcccttctctgcaCATTCCGGGAGTCGCTCTGAGATCTGACGGCCATTTTAATATCCTCGTCGGCTATCGTTTAATTACAGCGCGTCATTCCTCATTACAGCACATTCCCTGATGACGCGTGTGCCGCCACGTTAGCGTCATACCTGTCTCTCGCCTCTTTTCTCCGTCCTTTATCTAATTTGCCGTTACTGGCGGTCGCCATAGCAATGCGTTGCCACGAACACCAGATCCCGTCTAGACGGCAGGCTGGGGGGCAGGAAGCAGCGCAGCGAGGAGTTCCCAGGGGCAAGGGGGGGGACGGTAGAGCGGAAACCACACTGAGGCTAGCGTGAGGCTGGGTAGAGACGCACTGAGGCTAGCGTGAGGCTGGGTAGAGACGCACTGAGGCTAGCGTGAGGCTGGGTAGAGACGCACTGAGGCTAGCGTGAGGCTGGGTAGAGACGCACTGAAGGTGGGAAGACACACACTGAAGGTGCAGCAAAGGCGGGCGAGAGACTGAGAGCAGCTTCTCAGCAGCCAGATAATGTGAACGCGAGAAGAGTGCTGTGCCTCTGTGGACCAGCGTGGGTTTCTATGGCAGCACTGAGTGGTGAAATGCACTCAGACAGGGTGTCTTCTGGCTGTCATTGGTGTGTGCgcaacgcacatacacacacacactcactcacacacagacagacagaaagagagacagacagaccgaccgaGACAGAGAGGTAGGTGGTTCAGACACCTGCCTTCCAACGTGTTGTTTCCTGGTAACCGCGCACTCCTGTGTGCATCTCCGGGCCCGCAGTGGGACAGCAGCCAGAACTCAGGCCCTAAATCCGGCAGGCAGCCGCTGCGGGCCCAGTGGGCGACAGGGACCACTCACAGCAGGCCAGCGGCTTCCCAGGGCCCACCGGGGCCCACCGGGGCCTGAGCAGCAAGTATTAATAGGCCAGGCAGACACTGGAGCCACTGAGGACCTCACAGTAGGCCTTTCTCTATGGCAGTGGGGTGGTTTAAGGGCTATTTGTGTGGAGGAAACACACATGCgagggttgggggtgggtgggaggagGCTGGGCATTGTTTGCGTAGGAATTGGAAGACGTCAGAGGATGAAGAGGGTTTTCGCCTGATTGGCTGGTCCGGAGGATTGTTCCGGACCAGAGCACCTCATTTCAGCGGAGGTTCCGGGAGGTCAAGCTTTCGCCTCGGAAACGGCCGGAGGCCGTGCATAACGAGCTCCTGCGCGTGTTCTCATGCTGCCCAGCCGCGGCAGCAGTGACGCAACGAGCGGCTGGCAGTCCTGAGGTGACCTGCTGTCGCATGAGTGGACAACGCACTCACTCCACAGtcaatcctctcctcctcccccccccctccctgacaGCACAGAGTCCAGGGTGCCGGAATTAGACACAGACAGATCTTCTGCAAACATTTCCCGTCACGCCTCTCCCACCCGCGCCCTTTTCTTCAAAGATGTACTGTTCCTTCTCTCCCCTAACGCCATCCGTGTCACAGCGTCTCCCACATCCATCAGCGGACCAGACCGATCAATACTCTCGCACTGTCATCcctgtcatccctctctctcacttgctctctctctctcttcagtctctctctttctgtctctctctctctctctctctctcagacactaaCAAGCCCCTCTTCCTTACATAACCACTGACTTATTCAGTGCTTCAGCCACTTAACATGCTCTTCTGAGAGTCTGAACTTCCATTGCTTAAGGGGCTTTGGAGGAAAATGTCGATACGGTCCGAGCACTAAAGGACATCGTTTGCCCAAGTGgtgaaccaaccaaccaacgcTGGTTTCAAAATGGAGGAGAAATCAAAACACGTCGGCGAATGGCTGAGGACTGTATAAGCcggagagcagagcaggcaggcaggcagttaGACTGTGAGCAGGATGCTGTGGTTTTCCCTCCATGTTGCTCGCTGTCCTCCATTTTGAGGTTGTGCGGAGTGGGTGAAAGGGTCTGTTGGCTGAGGCGTTCCACTGTGTCAGTGGGACCCGCTGAAAAGGGAGGAAGGTCGGAGGcggaaagtggagagagagagagagagagagagcgagagagagagagagagagaaacagacacagaacagaGGGAGGAACTCAGGGGTGGTGGAAGGCCCACTGAGAGACGAGGAGACAGACGAGTcttcgaaaaaaaaaagaaaagaaaacccacagcacaagagagacagaccgataagagacagagagtcGGGGAACAAAACGAACAGTGGAAATTCAGAAACTAGAGGGTGAGAATGACAGGCAGACACTGAGAGCAGCGGTGGAGAGGAAAGCTGAACGAGGTAAGATAGAGAGGAAgtgaaaggaggaggggggggggggggggggggcaggggagagCTGGTCTGTGGTATATGAACTCACTGGTTTCCAAATAGAGAATgggagcacagacacacagctgtctGCACCTCACCACAGCTGCTGTctgcctcagacacacacagcctcaccacacacacacacacacacacacacacacacacacacaaacacagaagaacagacacacacagacaggctcaCAGCCTAATACAAAGCTGGACACAAAGTCAAacggacaggacacacacagacacagagagacctgGACATGCAAGCTGTCTTACAGGCTGACACACacctgcgcgcgcacacacgcgcacacacagacacacacacacacacacgcgcacacacacacagacacgggtagagagaggggcagacaaacaggcagacagggacacacagacaggcaaacaaGCAGATAGCGATACGGACAGGCACATGgccaaccacacaaacacactaactggCAGACAGAGACACGGGAGAACAGGCATCCAGAGACAGTCAGccagcacagagagagcagacttCTCTGGCAGCCAACCCTGTCTGCACAGCAGGCctccatagcacacacacacacacacacacttgtctcatatctctccctccctctatgactcttccctccatcatctcttctgtctgtctggtcaCTACAACACTGGCCAgtacacagaaacagaaacagaaacacacacacacacacacacacacagtacacacacacaccaaatgagtAACACCACTATCCTTCTcgctatccttcagctcacacTCATTCCAGACAAGCTTTTCACTCTGTTCTGTACCATTAACGTCACGAGCGCTCAGGAACAGAGAGCAGACGCTGGCTCTGCGCTGTGCTGCGGATGTGCGCAGTGCTGTTATGGTTTAGACGAGTTCCTTGTGATGTCTACAGGCAGAGAGGAAACGGAACACCCCAGCATTTCCTGGccagcgggggggtgggggggttggggggggggggtggactcgGCTGGTCAGTCGCTCACCGATCCACTTGGCACACATCGACATGACCAGCGCCGACCCAATCAATCCCGCCTGACCTTGTTTGTTGTGACAAACCGTTCAATCAGATCGGAGCTCCTATAATTCCCCTTCTACCACTGCGATGTGTGCAGCACAACACTAAACCTAAACTATTCAAAAAAAACCTGGGgccgtttcttttctttttttttaatttattttatagctGTTCAAATATTGTGACAACAGGATACCAAACAGTTACCacataaaatacacaaataGTCTCACAGGTTGACGCTGACGGCTTTCTCTCCACTCTTTGGACTGTTGATGCCAACATGCGCAAACACGGACATGagaccagggggggggggggaggggggcacagTAAGGGGAGAGTAAAGGGGGTTAAATCAACACAGAGCAGAAGGCATCAGTCAAAGAGCATGTGCTTCAATAACATTCACTCAGCTTTGGAAAGTCTGAGTCAGTCTCACTTCAGAGAActaccactccacacacacacacacacacacacacacacacacacacacacaagcacacaacccCTCTTCTCCAGCCGCCACACAACGGAGGATGTCTGGGGTGAGTGCCACCATCGGGGAGCATGTCTGCCTAAACCacttcccacacacagacagacacaccgcacacacacacacacgttttttttttttttttaagagagaAGTATGCTTGAGATAGATGCAGTGTCTGCTAGTACTAACAGTACTTTgacctttcacacactcactcattctcgtCTGGCTTCCCAGTCGTATAGGGGACACATAGCAACGCTTACACACCTGTTTCCTCAACACTggagagtgcttgtgtgtgtgtgtgtgtgtgtgtgtgtgtgtgtgtgtgtgtgtgtgtagggggtggttGATTGTCCTTCTAAGACCAGAGCCTGGAAAGCCAAGCTGTTTAGCCATACATGTTTAACGGCAAGGGCAAGCAAGGCACTCacagtcagagggagagagagaaagagacagatcaGAGCACTGAGCATTAATCAGAGAAAGGGGAATAGACAGAACAGGATATACCTGGCCGTGTAAAGAAAACACACTAGAACAAATTCACAACCCAATGACAATTTACTCAACCCGAAAGCACttgctgaggggggggggggggtactgcaGGCTCATGAGCTgtaattaaaacacacacacacacacagaagacaaaaacaaactctACAAAAACAAAGTTCTGAAATCCCCTGAGAGGAGAGCAATGCCGAGAGGGTAAAAGAGAAGTACGCCACATAATACAgcttgagaaagagaaagccttGCAGATTGtgacccagacacagacacagacacacacgtcactGCTTTAGCAGCTAATAGATTAATATATAGACAGAAGGTACCACTGACTCACAGCGTAGCTTGGCGCACCTAACACCCGCCACcctgctacagtgtgtgtgtgtgtgtgtgtgtgtgtgcctgtgtaagagagagagagagtaacattgtgtgtgtgtgtgtgtgttactgtagtgGCTCACAGTTACGTAAAGAAtgcatctgtgtatgtctgtggttGTGGGAGTGTAGACAACATCGTATGGCACAGGTACTGAGCATACATCTGTGTCAGACGAAACGTCTCTATGAATGTGTCAAGtgactatgagtgtgtgtgtgtgtgtgtgtgttcaggatgaGGTCAGCCTGTATTGCAGACATGGCTTTATGACTGATTGGCTCAAGGTCTGTGTCAGCGTCCTCTCAGACAGTTACAGTGTGCgcagcagagacagagggggggggggggggggctgagttATGTAGTTTAGGCGCTAGACGAGACACCAGACGGTATTTCCGGCACACTTGCACAAGCACGCTGGGTGTGACTGGGGCTGCTACCTCATACTCACTCAGACAAAcagaacagggtgtgtgtgtgtgtgtgtgtgtgtgtgtgtgtgtgtgtctttgtgtgtttgtgtgtgtgtgtgtgtgtgtgtgtgtgtgtgtgtgtgtgtgtgcgcgtgtctgtgtgtctgtgtgtctgtgtgtgtgtgtgtctgtgtgtatgtccagggcaaacagctctctcacacacctgcaccaaaTATAAATAACCCGTtacagtgtgtatctgtgtctgggtatgtgtgaatgtgtctgtggtgtgtgtgtgattgtcacAGGCTTTCTCTGTTAACTCCCACAGTTGAACAGACAGAAAAGAAGGCTGGCTAGGTGGAAGCAGCTGGGTGTTGGGGgtagggtgtttgtgtgtgtgtgtgtgtgtgtgtgtgtgtgtgtgtgtgtgtgtgggagggggggggttgcctCTCTATTGTCCACCTCTCAGAGCAGTGGGCCGGTCATGAGCCGCAGCCAACACAAGGCTGAAAAGCCCTGGCCTGGTCAAAAGGTCATGAGACATGGCCAGTCAATGGCACTGAAACAATCCAGACCATTTTCTACTGTAGCCCGCAGCTTCAATAGGCTTTGCACTGTGGGTGACTTTGTGCCCTTTTTTTTCCAtcggcaaaaaaagaaagaaaaagaaaagaaagagagaaaacacacacacacacacacacacacacaacacaaactacGGAACAATCCACAGAGTTCTCTAACCTTTAATATTTATAGCGTTGCCAAAGGATGCAGTTGGTGATGCAATGAGGGCATTTCCCTAGCCGATCCTGCCCGTAAACTCTACCTTGCAGCAGTGGGTGGGGAGGACCAGGGGGAGGGGCGGTGGTGAATAATGACACAAAAAGCTACGGCTGAGAGGTAGACTCTGAAACCACAGCTGAGTAATACAAGCCCTCCAATTGGACATCCCGCACCACAATCACCCAGAAAAACAGAGTGCTAATTACCACACCCTGGCCTGGTCTTTTGTTAAGGCGGGTTGTTGTTTTCGGTGACCTGAGGCTGACCGGGGGGCCAAATGATGGACTTTCCCCCTTTGGCTCTGGCCAGCTGGCCTCCCCCAGCACGGCTGGCACAAGAGAGCAAATGTCACCtgcccctctccatctctctctttctctctctctctcacacacacacacacacacacactgacactacgATGTGGGTCAGTCGAAGTTTACGAAAACAAccgtgagacagagagggcacAGCAGGCCTGGAGCTATCAGCTGCAGCCATCTCCGGCCCCAGCAGACAGCATCGGAGACACTGCCGGCCAGCCAAAGCAGACCGGAAACACGACCCTCGGCCACAACCTCTCTTGCTCCCCTCAACACCCAATGCAGGGCGAGGTGCAGCAAGGAAACCAACCCACCGCGCAAGAGAGATTGaggtagggggaaaaaaaaccatCAGAAAAATGAATTGAAATCAAAACAAAGGAAGCAGACAGAGTCCCTGCTCTgcacccccactcccaccccttGTAGGGACTAGGAGAGCAGAAAAGACATAATAGGATATGATTTtacaggaaaaagagagagagagagagagaaaaaaagctgaGACAGACGGCCACTTACATTTTCTAGCAGGAGTTTGGGCTGGTAGTGGAACTTCTCCTTCATCTGCTCCAGCAGCTGCTTGAGGCGCGGCTCCTCGACGGAGCCCAGGTACTTGCGGGCGAGCAGCAGGTAGCAGGGCCACTTGGCCGAGTCGAAGCCCCAGTGACACGTGCGCTTGTCCGACGACTTGTGCGAGTGCATGACGAAGTTCTGCGGCGAGAAGAGCAGCTGGCACTCCACGCACTGGATGCAGGGCGCGTCGGGCGTCATGTAGAACTGCGGCACGAACAGCCCCTGGCACTTGCCCAGGCACTGGTGCTCCACCTGGAAGTTGTCCCTGCTCTCCTTCAGCAGGCCCTGGGCAGACAGCTTGGCGCCCAGCTCCAGGGGCAGGGCAGTGCCAGGGCGCAGCAGAGCGTTGCAGAGGCGCTGGGCGTCGGTGAGCGTGATGAGGCCGCAGGAGGGCGCGTTGAAAGGCAGGATGCCCAGCACCTTGAGAATGTGCAGCTGCTCGGCGTCGCAGCGCGAGCAGTAGACGTAGAGCTCGTCGCACACGCCGTTGATCTGCTGCAGCGAGAAGTCGCGCAGCACCGAGTTCAGCACCTGCGGCAGGCACAGGCGCTTCTCCCCGCCCACCGCGAAGCAGGAGATGGACTCGCCCTCCAGCAGCGAGTGGGTGAGCTCCGTGGAGCTGTCAGAGGGCACCAGGAGCGGTCCGCCGCCCAGGGCTGACGGGGAGGGCATGGGGTTGAGCTGGGCCGCGCTGGAGGTTGTGTCCTGGGCCGTCTTGGCGGAGAAGGCGGCAGGGCCGCCCAGCGAGCTCTGGCTGCTGAGGGTGAACTGGGCCAGTGTGTGCTTGAGGCCGGGGCTGAGATCTAGAGCCTTGGCCACACCGCCGTGGAGGTCCCGGCCCTCGGCGTCCAGCCCGGCGCCCAGGAGCTCCGCGTCCACATGCTCGTGCTTCACCTTGAGGCCACAGGGCAGGCTCTCCTGGCTGCGCCGCTTCAGGTTCATCTCGGCCATCACACGCTTCTTGATGGGCGCGTAGTCCAGCTGCTCGCGGTACAGGCGCTTCATGTTGCCCTTGAAGGAGGTCAGGTCTTTAAACGGGGTCTTCAAACTCGTTTGAGTGCTGGCCATGGTCAAACACAGGTTCGTTCAGTTGACTGAACTTGATGTGGTCTTTTTACGTTGGAAATGTGTCACACTTGGTGTCTGGTACTCTAATCCTCTCTCTGTCAAAAAATACGAATCCTCTTGCATCCAGATATATACATGGTGATGAAAGAATTCAGTAGGTTTTCTCAATGTCCTGAAATGGAGAAGGATAACAGATGTGAATAGGCTTCCAAataattcacacacaaacattaaagtGAAAATGGGGctttgaaacaaaaaaaagtgtgtcgGTGTGGGGGTGGTTGGGCTCATGCATTACTTGACACAGGAAACAATGAGGCAAATGGCCATTACCCTACATAATTTCACAAATAGACCTAAACCAGAGGGGAATAAGCAATTTGACTGTTATCAGCAGCGGATAGTGGTCAACGACTTATTCTGCAACCAGGAGTTCCCATTCCCCCACTTAAACCCGACTAAAACGTGTTCACACTTCACACTTAGTGTGATAATACAATTAGCTGTTTGCCCAAACAGGTCGGAGCGACCAGGCAGCCTCCACTGCTGTGGATTGTCAGCGGGTGAGCTCCCTGTTCGAGCACGGTGACTGCAAGCTGACCCCATCACCCAAGTGAAAAGAGTTGATAGACTATCAACACTCTTTCAAGGCATCCTTTAAAAGCACAGCAAGATAAAAAACGGTCGAACAAAA from Sardina pilchardus chromosome 2, fSarPil1.1, whole genome shotgun sequence includes the following:
- the skila gene encoding ski-like protein — protein: MASTQTSLKTPFKDLTSFKGNMKRLYREQLDYAPIKKRVMAEMNLKRRSQESLPCGLKVKHEHVDAELLGAGLDAEGRDLHGGVAKALDLSPGLKHTLAQFTLSSQSSLGGPAAFSAKTAQDTTSSAAQLNPMPSPSALGGGPLLVPSDSSTELTHSLLEGESISCFAVGGEKRLCLPQVLNSVLRDFSLQQINGVCDELYVYCSRCDAEQLHILKVLGILPFNAPSCGLITLTDAQRLCNALLRPGTALPLELGAKLSAQGLLKESRDNFQVEHQCLGKCQGLFVPQFYMTPDAPCIQCVECQLLFSPQNFVMHSHKSSDKRTCHWGFDSAKWPCYLLLARKYLGSVEEPRLKQLLEQMKEKFHYQPKLLLENAVGEDSHMVKATPNHCSSNGKLSENELTKKGHTGTVFRHLFPDIKEEPGHETTVHPSYYLYPYDKMLPPNVSLRKEEEVSQEVFGALLKQHYSHNRQDTPPMDLHSSPSAAAPSDEAATAECQAPPAAEVAVATGGKSAHTPVLATAALADGAVAKDGSVAEDDKDRIVLEIVQMYSRQQERLNTTLHKQLQLEMELESMRGGSAARLRELSAEHSELQTELAAMHTEHARRLEEARQEQRELETRLEQLRQQDCACEPGSQKQQEAHYTAQLSKLRARLERAEAERAELQDELQREREAREYLELTIAQLRQQMAHTGAVTAISPSHTPPPSSTPTPTEASPSTPQGPELASG